One genomic segment of Microbacterium sp. BLY includes these proteins:
- a CDS encoding DUF4184 family protein: MPFTPSHAIVALPFVRTPLVPAPIAIGAMTPDISLFLRNVGLNYGFLHDPVNIVWTTLLALGLFLIWRVLLRPAAPELVPAWVAERLPDGWRVGGLRAATEALRRDDRARYRAVRPLYPFLLLLSAMLGVLSHILWDAFTHESRWGVDLLPALGSAWGPFDGYKWLQYGSSALGLLGLAIWAALWLRRATPRTNPARVLPGAVRILWWISLPVILLAAWVVGLVAFGPLSPEFTVAHLAYRVLPPACAVWGAITLVLCVALTVRRPRDAD, translated from the coding sequence ATGCCGTTCACGCCGAGCCATGCGATCGTCGCGCTGCCTTTCGTGCGCACGCCGCTCGTCCCGGCGCCGATCGCGATCGGCGCGATGACTCCCGACATCTCGCTGTTCCTGCGTAACGTCGGGCTGAACTACGGGTTCCTGCATGATCCGGTCAACATCGTGTGGACGACGCTGCTCGCCCTCGGACTGTTCCTGATCTGGCGGGTGCTGTTGCGTCCGGCCGCCCCGGAGCTCGTCCCCGCCTGGGTGGCGGAGCGACTTCCCGACGGTTGGCGCGTCGGGGGTCTCCGCGCGGCGACCGAGGCACTGCGTCGAGATGATCGCGCGCGGTACCGGGCGGTCCGGCCGCTGTATCCATTCCTGCTCCTGCTGTCGGCGATGCTCGGGGTGCTGTCGCACATCCTGTGGGACGCCTTCACCCATGAGTCGCGGTGGGGAGTGGATCTGCTTCCGGCGCTCGGGAGCGCCTGGGGTCCGTTCGACGGCTACAAGTGGCTGCAGTACGGATCCAGCGCGCTCGGCCTGCTCGGCCTCGCGATCTGGGCGGCGCTCTGGCTGCGCCGCGCGACGCCGCGGACGAATCCGGCGCGGGTCCTGCCCGGCGCGGTGCGGATCCTCTGGTGGATCTCGCTGCCGGTGATCCTCCTCGCTGCCTGGGTGGTCGGCCTCGTCGCCTTCGGACCGCTGTCGCCGGAGTTCACGGTGGCGCACCTCGCGTACCGCGTGCTCCCTCCCGCGTGTGCGGTGTGGGGCGCGATCACCCTCGTCCTCTGCGTCGCGCTCACCGTGCGGCGGCCGCGCGACGCGGACTGA